One Lepisosteus oculatus isolate fLepOcu1 chromosome 12, fLepOcu1.hap2, whole genome shotgun sequence genomic window, GTCAGCACGTCTTGAaaaggtgggaggaaactcacaAGAATATGGAGGAAACTCACtagaatactgtataaaattaacTTTTTCCGTCATATACCGAAATctcttttgatgtttttatcCTTTAGTGTTAATTGCAGTAGCAGTTGGTTTAGTTTAAAGTTGTGAAATTATTGTATAATTACTAAGATTATATTGGACGAAGGAATATTTTATAACTGACTACGTAAAATTAAGATTTATAGTTTGTGACTTTATCAATTACAGAACAATTCTTGCAATCTGAAGGCAGAAAGCACTttttaataattcaatattctataTTCAATATTGTGCAAAGTCCACAGAAAGAGCATCCCAGTCTAGAAAGAACCCCAAGACCCCAgggctgtgaggcagtaatTCCGCCCTAATAGCTATGTATATTTGCCCGGGCACATTTTCCCAAATCATAGTTCTCTTTGACTTTAGAACAAAGAAAATCAGTCATTTTTCCACATGCTCGTGACCCTTGGGTTGTCCCATGTGAAATAATCCATCAGTGTTGAGGagaaataatgcattttaaaaatactgagcTTTGGGATCAGTCTGGTATTGATGAAGAGAATGTTctatttttctacatttttaagaagaaCAATATGGAATTAACCAGCTGACCCCACAAACACGAACAACGCCCGATTATCTCCCTTTGGAACCTGCTGTGACAAGAGGTGCAGCTCTCTGCTGTGCTGATGAGTCAGGGCTTCCTCACAATGGGGACACAGGCCCCTTGCGGTACAAGTGGGGTATAAATGTGGTGGCAGGGCAGTGTGAGCCACAGGGCATCTGTCATCCAGGACACCATGGGGAAGGTAAGAGGAGCACTGACTCATGCTCTGAACATTAAATACTGGACCTGACAATGCAAGCTGATGTTCATTAGGttacattttaaagaacagCAATTTCATATGAGTTGCAGTCAATTAGCATGGGAGAAAATCCCTCATTCATTGTTAATGATAACACTTAAATAATTTACATAGCAGATGAAAGCAAGTTTAGAACCTCTAAAAACCTGCAACTTTGAGGCCCTACACTCAAATGTTATGAATAATGCTGGCAGTCACATTGAAGAATTACTGTCCTCAATGCTCTGGTACCAGGCAGTTCTCTGCTGCTGTCAGAAGTTTGAGAGTagatgtttgttctgttttgaattCATTGATGTGCAATTcaattacagtaattaaaaaaggaaaaaagctttgtgtcttgtttcttttatttctggaaGCTATACAGTAGATTTGTACTTGCTGGTTTAAACAAACCCAGGAAGAAGCTTAGAAATTGATTGCTCTCTCTGTTGGAACACAGATCATCTTCTACGAGGACAGGAACTTCGGGGGGCGCTCCTATGAGTGCAGCAGCGACTGCGCTGACATGCACTCCTACTTCAGCCGCTGCAACTCCATCCGAGTGGAGAGCGGCTGCTGGATGGCGTACGAGCGCCCCAACTACATGGGCTACCAGTACTTCCTGCGCAGGGGCGAGTATCCCGACTACCAGCGCTGGATGGGCTACAACGACTGCATCAGGTCCTGCAGGATGATTCCTCACGTAAGCTTCTATTTAAAACCTATGGAAATCTGTAGCCTGTAAGTGCTGCAGCAGTAGCGTTAATCTAATCAAATCCAGCTCATACTTCCTGATGCAATATTGATACTGATGACAATGTCTGGTAGGTAGTGGGAGGCAGGATGCTCGGATGGGGCACTGAAGAGCTCTAAATGCAAGGGCAATAAAGATTCCAGGGTTTTACATATCCTGCTTGTTTCAGACCAGCAAAACAtatgtgtttgtttctgctgacaGTACCAAGGCTCCTACAGGATGAGGATCTACGAGAGAGAAGGCTTCGGAGGCCAGATGATGGAGTTCATGGACGACTGCGAGTCTGTGTACGACCGCTTCCGTTACCATGACATCCACTCCTGCAATGTGATGGATGGATACTGGATGTTCTACGAGCAGCCCAACTACAGAGGCAGGCAGTACTTCATGAGGCCCGGAGAGTACAGGAGGTTCAGCGACTGGGGAGGCATGAACCCCAGGATTggctccttccggcgcatcatgGACTTCTGTTAAgtgattaataaaaatatacagcgAGAACAACAAAcctttcaaagtattttttttcggAACCTACATCTTCATGGTTACTCATGTTTATACTTATGAACTACTTAATGgcagaaataaatgtaattagatGTATAGTCACACACAACAGATCATTGGGCCAGAGCTCATCCTGTCTTCTAGGTGTGAAGCGATCTGTAAGCACATGACTCCACTCATggcctggacaccagtccatcacagagtctTCCCCAGCGGTGCTGGTCCCCATTCAAACAGCTGGGAggactggagcagctggggtaaaGTCCACCGAACAAGATACAACAGCACTGTCTTCAGAAGGAACTCAAATCCTCTATAAGTCCAGAGATTTAAGCACTATGCTATGCTACCCACCTAAATACAGTGCTCAGTTTTAACTTCAGAATAATATATTTCATTCAATACAATGGTGTAGATACGACCTCAGTTTGGTTTCCATTTTTCTGTGCAATCTTATAGTGCTTTCACATTCAAAGATCACATATCAAACAGAATGGTAgagatgatttttttaaatacagtacatatacacagtaaaaaataaagatacccttatgaaaaaataaacaaataagtgGGAATCTTGtaagttaaaaattaaataataaaagaaacaaatccAATTTCAACATGACTACGTATTAGTTTGCACTGGTTATGAGCTTTCTTAATTAGCTATTATTCAAGATAAagaatgaatttaaaaatgattaaacataaaaaataaacagtgtaCAACTGCTAGTCTGTAGTTGCCTTGAATTGTTTGAGTCCACCTCAAAATTATCTTGAAATGCATTTAAGCATAACATTAACCTAtgttggagaaacaggaaggagactcggagaccgcttcagagaacatgtcagggctgtgaagattaaagatttctccaagcccattgtttctcatttcacctctgacggccacgaccactctaatctctccgtctgtgttctcaaagacggttttccgaactcatacatcagaaagactatcGAAATcaaacttatcctgcagctaggatcacacattcccccatctcttaacgacagactagtcttcttttaaattttctccattcactggaagtttcattttacacctctctacacctattctgacttcacacctcttgattggcctctctttctgtcccctgctcccgcctctcactcctcctacctcccaacctttgttctcccgctactttacctttgcctactgccctgtctctctcacacctgaagaaggctccacggctgaaacgttgtgttttttctctcttctttttttcagcattgactaaacctattacttgtaataTTAACCTTATTCAATATCTCGGTTTCAAGAACAACAAGGAAAATAAACCTATGATCCTTTATCCATTTGCAAAAAAGCTACAGCCTTATCTGTCTCCTCTGCATTTCTGCTGACCAGTGAGATTTTAGCTAAGGCCTCCATCATATCAATGGCAAAACATCTCGGATTCACAATGTGATGGCCATCAGGCAGGACACGTTCTCTTCAGTGCTGTGTTGTGTTGCTCAGTCATTTCCAGTTCCATTATTGAAGACATCACAGACCGCCTCTTGTTACTATATCTAAGAAACATCCACAACCGCTCAGTTATGTCATACAACTATCTGTCTTCCAGCATGCATTTAACCAAGTCATTGAGAGTAAGGGTTACGCCGTGCTGGACAATGcaggtgtcacgattatagtccctcctccttaagggtgctccagcccttcactttagactttattctgtgcacctgattcctattcccagcccaccttaaaagccagacgctgacgctcatccgggctctgcatctggtttccgtgccgtgcgagtccgggacttGGAAGCGcttggtcccgttaaggttttaatctctgttcccattcccgttcctgttccctgtctgccggttccgacccggcttctggttttaattccttgttatgatggatctcctggttttggacttacccttgtgttttggataccctctaaggattattcttttggattgtttgcctcggccacacctcccccgtgcaccagcgcaccttggacacgcccccctgttttcagccccgtattcctgcatgacgttttcccagtgtttccccacttcttcggattgtgtcgtccgcatagggtccggaaagaactgttcgttacagcagGTACTTGGTGTTTGGTTCCTTGTTGGCAGTCCTTATCTCAAGACTAGACTATATCCCACTCATATCAGCTGCCCTTCATACCCCTGTCCTTGAATCTAATCAATGCAGCCAACAtcaattttcatttcaatttcacTTACCGATGCTTCTTCAAATTCTACAAAGACCCGTTTTCACACTTCACTGTGAGGTCGCCATACGATATTGGAAGGTCCATTTCTGAAGAATGTGCAACATGCCACAGGCCATTTCAGCAGATATATACTGCAAGTGTCGTAGAAAACAAATCAGATGCAGGAAAACAATGTGACCCATGGAAACTTACAACCCAATAACAAAGgattcatgtacagtaatcaCAGAGGATTTCACTGCTCTATTTTCCCTTGACCTTCATGCCTCCTGGACCTCCAGTTCAtagagattaaattaaaactatcCCACTTAAAGGACCTTGATGATATGTGTCAGACGGGTTAAAAGATCTTTGCTGATCCTCtgtagtcttgaacagagactaCCAGGGGTTCAATTAGCCATTGACTGCTGTCAAGGggattgacaaagtcaactcaCTTGACATCTTCATGTAACAAAagcgttctttccggaccctgtgcagacgacacaatccggggatgaGTGAGGAAACCATGGGGGAAAAAGCATGCGGGAatcgggaatgaaaacagggggcgtgtccatggtgcgctggtgttcgggggaggtgtggccgaggcaaacagtccagagCTGAGTCCAAAAGGGGAATCCAAGAtgggcaaaagtccaaagccaggcgaTGTATCCAAGACAGACGAGATAAAAcaagaaccgggtcggaaccggcacgggaacagaaacagaaagagaaacagaaacagaaactaaaaccttgacgggaccaggtgcttccaggtcccggtACAGGAAcaaatgcagagcccggaagagagTGGGCACCTGGCTTTTATAAGACGAGGGGCAGGATCCGGAAGCAGGTACAGGGGATGAGTactgaacaaggaagggctggagcgtccttaagaggaggggtttacgatcgtgacactTCAGAGGCAGCAGTAAACCAAGCTAGGGGACACAAGAGGAAATCTAgggaaattgcatttaaaactgagagaaGGACAAACGTCTTTACAGAGAAGATTGTGGgcgtctggaacaagctatctgGCTATGTTGTCTAAATCAGTATCCTGGCTTCTCACAAGAATtggctggatgagctccttggatcaattaactactaaaaaCCAAATGAGTAACACCATCAGCTGACTGCCCTGATCCCGTTTATGATCTTTCTCATGTCCCCAAGGCACACTTTTCTCTCTACACCAAATCCAAATAAGAAAAGCACATGCCATGAGACTCATTTCACTTCCCAGCAACATGTGATAGTGCTCAGCTGTTTCTGATGAGCCTTGAAGCCCCACTGACATTTGATCGACCTGTTGAAAAGAAGTGGCACAAAGTTGTGGTCCTCAAAGGTTGCACGTCAAACAGGATTTGCAGGCCTAATTAAATctaatcaattcaattcaattagaTTGTCAACAGCTGAGATCAGGTATGTACTTAAAGACCTTACAGATAAAAACCTGAAAAGCACGCAGTTCTGGAAGACTTGTTTGCCACTGTAATTGAATGACAGCCAAAGGCTTTCACTACATATCTGGAGGAAAGCATGGCCAGAATCAATTAATGTTCTTGCCTCACAAGATTATGGTCAggtgctgctcctgcccctgtgataacaatgaaaataaatgtattttttatccaTGAGGCAGAATACTTGTTTTCCAAGATCTGCCACTTAGGCTTTCTGAATATATTGTAGTTCAACAGGTTAAAAAGCACTCCTTAGGAATACAGTGTTGTCGTTTTGTGAGACCTGCTTTATTTCccagaatgtttttaaaatgtgcagaaaaGAAAGCAGTTTATTTGGCCAGTGTATGGCCATCTACAGCTTATACTGTAACGCTCAGTAGTTCTGCATTGTGTTATAGCTGGCGTTTGGAAAACAGATTCGGGAAACACCTTTTATGTGTATCATTAATCAaccatttaaagacaaaatgtgaCTACCTTACATCTGACCCTGGAAAGTCTAaacttttcttctttcttcatttGTAAGAGCTCCTGTTTGCCAGTTCCTCCTCTCCTAGGGCAGTGTCTTTCTCTTGCTCTCCAGATTCATTTTTGCCCCCACACACAGTACCAGTCTGGAGCAAAAGCTAGTGTCATATTTCCTTTGTGAAAGTGACAATGAGGTTGGCTGCACTGCTGACAAGGAGTACAGGACAGGTCTGTTTTTGTTTGGCAGCACATTCTCTTAAAAAAGCTGACACATAAATGCGATTGATTTACATGACAATGTGTCAGGGCTTGCTGCCAGAGTATAAAAGAGGAAGCTATCCACAATGAGGGATACAGTGTGACCACACCAATCTAGCACAATGGGAAAGGTAAGGCTCttcatttaattaatgtttcttCTAGGTTGAATatacaagaaaggaaaaataattttaaaagatcaattatatttaaaaaatataagcgATACGAGCAGAAAATAGACCTCGCCAAATCTACTAAGAAAAGAGGAATCACTTCCATCTCTTCCAGATCATCTTCTACGAGGACAGGAACTTCGGGGGGCGCTCCTATGAGTGCAGCAGCGACTGCGCTGACCTGCACTCCTACTTCAGCCGCTGCAACTCCATCCGAGTGGAGAGCGGCTGCTGGATGGTGTACGAGCGCCCCAACTACATGGGCTACCAGTACTTCCTGCGCAGGGGCGAGTATCCCGACTACCAGCGCTGGATGGGCTACAACGATTGTGCTAGATCCTGCCGAATGATCCCCCACGTACGGTGATCTGTTAAACTCTTTAACTGAACACTCAGTTCCTTGAAAAAGATGACCTTACAATTATAAATACCAAAAGTATTCCTTAAGTTCAAActgcattacagtatgtttcctgtttttacagtatcaAGGCTCCTACAGGATGAGGATCTACGAGAGAGAAGGCTTCGGAGGCCAGATGATGGAGTTCATGGACGACTGTCCCAACGTCTATGACCGCTTCCGTTACAATGACATCCACTCCTGCAACGTGATGGAGGGATACTGGCTCTTCTACGAGCAGCCCAACTACAGAGGCAGGCAGTACTTCATGAGGCCCGGAGAGTACAGGAGGTTCAGCGACTGGGGAGGCATGAGCCCCAGGATCGGCTCCTTCCGGCGCCTCATGGACTTCAACTGAACTGAGcaatgtcttttaaaaacaaatatattgaaataaaaaaaaaattcaaacaatTCTCCTTGTTAATATTGGTTTGTCAGTTACTATTCATCATTTTCTTGTTGCAGACAAGTCCAAAGCTTTGGAAATTCACATGTCACCAGAGTTCACAAATttcacagaaatgtgttttcagcAAGGTACTGTAGCTTTGCGAAGAACTGTCAATGTAAGCAAGTATTAAAATAGGAAAATTGTGTCTGCACTTACAGACGTAATGCAAGCATGCAAGGTTACTGAACATAAGCATAAAAGCATACCGCAAAGAAACGCCACCAGAATTTGCATTTTACCTGTAGATGCAAATTAGATTCAGAGGATCTTTTCTACCTTTCCTTGAAAATAGCTCACCTTCTCAAAAAGGAAAAACGTTTCCTCAAGGTCAACCTAATTCTTGATCCCATAGCTACTGGGGAGAAGCCTATGCATTCTCTTCACTCAGCCTTACATTCTGCTGGGTGAGACGACCCATCTCACCAAGACCTCTATCTCAGTCATGCAGGAAAGCAACCTACTAAGACGTGAAGTGGATCCACACTTGGGAAATGTTCCAAAAATAGTGGCCTCACCATGCTTCTTcaaactatttcattttatttatgtacCAAAAATACTTTTGGATCTTTATCACCAGTCATTATGGCTGCTCAATATtgagtttataaaaaaaaggttCAGGAGGAGGTCAGACCCTAATCTCACCCTCTTCCACCTGCCTACATATCAATATCACACTTCTTACTGACTCAcctgtgtttcatttttaactcCCTTTCTCCACCCTGtcttcacccttgcagcagctctcTGGCTCCCCATTCTTTTGGACAGGTTGTCATTGTCCTCAGCCAGTGAGGAACACCAATTAAGCTTGCTACTCAAATCGCGTCTCTCCTATGCTTCAAACAGGGATTGACTGAGCTACTGAAATGTTAATAATAGGATTTAATATCTATATATTTCTAGATACAACCACTAAGGAACTGCCAAGGGACCAATAGAGCTTAACAAGTGTGCAATTTACTAGTTAAGCCATTTACTTCAAAATTCTTCTTAAGAGATTTAAATTCAGTTGTTGTACTGATTTCTAAATAAATACGTCGTATGGAAGATCGGATTACCCCTTATTCCTATCACCACTCTCCATGAACACCTTCGTGATAGAACATTAGGAGACCACGTAACAACTTAAACACTATGAGCACAAAGGATactaagcagaaaaaaagaagcgACTTGTGTTTATAATTAGGCATTTAGAGATGTATGAAGCTTAGAGTTTCATAAGAAGCACAAACCGGTTAATTCAGTTAACCCGAAACGGTTAGCTCGCATTAAACAAGTGGaacatcagtttttaaaatgagcaGCACCTGCAGTCGAGTTGTTCCTACAAATCTGGTGAATACCAGGAGGAGGTTTGGGGAAGGGCTCAAGCAAGGACTAAACGCATTCAGAGAAGAGTTGCAGATTGCAGGATCAAACTTAAGGTGTTCTTGAGTGTTACCTAGAATGTCCATCATGATTAAATGATCAGATTGTGAATATAATTTGGATAACAATGGGTGTGGGACTTTTGAGATCTGAAACATTGTGTAGAAGATATTTTTTAGCCATGGTGTGAGATCAAATAGGGGACCAATAGTTTTCATTCACAGCAGCTGAATAAGCCCCAGTGTCATCCTTAAAATAATCAGCAGTACTGTACTATCAAAAAGGTAACATTCAATTATATTGGGATGTCTGCTCATTTCATTatcttttatcaaaggaactgtATCAACTGCCTTAGTAGACATTGGCATTGCCAAAATGTTTGACAAATTGTACAAACTGAAACAAAGAGAAGAATTGTGTTTCCAAGGGTGAAAGAGCAGCTCAGTGTGGGATGTGCAATGTGAGGTGTGAGTTTTGAGACTGAGACGAGCTGGAGAGcaggatacagtatgtgtgaagaTTTGCAACCCTGTGTAAATGTGTAGCAATTTTGTTTGCCCCCTTCGGTCACTAAGCCTACAGCCTGCTTATTCTAAGTTTGATACCATGCCCTCTGTAGCTCCACGTCTTTATGTTAAAGCTGTTTGCCATATTCATTCAGGGTTTTGTTTTGGTGAAAAATCTACAACAATGGACCACACCTctcattctttttttcctttctctaaacctgtttttcaggGCTTTAGAAattatgtataaaatataattaatatatacaTAATATTTACTTAAGGGAACTACAGGGAAAAGCAGCAAAAATAATTGGTGTCATTCATAGGAAACCAAAATCCTACATGATTATCTTGAAAATTTGCTTTCAGTCTCACTTTTCCTCTACTTGATCCCTTTCCTCACTCCACCATGAAACGAAAGCTTATTATGAtggtttggatttttaaaaaataaaaagcaaagtcAAAAGTAAATGCAATGATTAAGCAGCATTCCTGCTTTAATCCTATTTGCAGCACAGTATCATTGAAACTGATGCAAATGATTTGTTAAGGATTTGTGTGCTAAATTTGCTAGATATCTCAGCTGTTTTCAGAGCAgagaattttctcttttttctgcaTGTTCAAGGAGAACAATATAAAAATGGCCAACTGACCCCACAAACACGAACAACGCCCGATTATCTCCCTTTGGAACCTGCTGTGACAAGAGGTGCAGCTCTCTGCTGTGCTGATGAGTCAGGGCTTCCTCACAATGGGGACACAGGCCCCTTGCGGTACAAGTGGGGTATAAATGTGGTGGCAGGGCAGTGTGAGCCACAGGGCATCTGTCATCCAGGACACCATGGGGAAGGTAAGAGGAGCATGGGCTCGTGTTCTGTAGCACCAGGCCAGACTGTGGTCTCATGTAGTAATTCAACTAGCTCCTGCACAATCTGAACACTGCTGTCTAGATACTGATCAATGACAGAATTGAGCAATGATTTAGTGACATTACCTTCGGAATTAGACAAGTGTGTTTTTTGTCCATTGCACAAGTCTTCTTACATTTGGAACTTAATTTAACTACagaaaatgattaattaatGTCAGTTTTAGATGCAGGAACTGTAATTAAGCCTTCAAGAAAGGTATACCAAGACCTTTAATTTTGTTCAAGGTTTCATGAAACTGATATTTCCTTTATGTTCTTAAAACTGAACATGTGTTCAGTTAACAAAATCTGCTTCTTCCAAATTACTGCAATTAATAAGCAATGTAGTAGTCAGTTTTTCCGCAGTCTCAGCTAAGAGTCTGACGTAGTGTCTTGAACTTATTTCCAAGTGTAAAGGCTTCTTAAGCTCTGTAACTTTTTAGTGATTATGGCTGAGAATGCAGATGGCATGCTGATAGAGTAAATAACATGTGACACCCCACAGGCTGAGACAGCCCAAAAACCTTTCTAATTCAATGTGTTTCTCTGTAATAACTGAAAAATGGGCAGCTGTCTTATGCCAAGTCACACTTAATATTGCCCTCAAAATGAATGCCTGGAGAAATGTATCATTTTTTCAACCTAGTAAATTTAAGCTACTGTGTTGAATTTAATCACAGTCTCCCAACAAAGATTATACTGTTGGACACAATGAATGAATTGATGTTTTCTGCTTCAAAACATCCAACATTTTTTGGGGTCTTTCTTTGTTGAACGTGCTCTAATTTAGCCTGATCAATTTGTCGTCACAAAATATGctatattcaatttaaaatctgttgtttTTACAAAGGAAAGTGTTGTGCAATGTAGTGGTAAAGTTTGACAAcaatgtttctttctttttcccagATCATCTTCTACGAGGACAGGAACTTCGGGGGGCGCTCCTATGAGTGCAGCAGCGACTGCGCTGACATGCACTCCTACTTCAGCCGCTGCAACTCCATCCGAGTGGAGAGCGGCTGCTGGATGGTGTACGAGCGCCCCAACTACATGGGCTACCAGTACTTCCTGCGCAGGGGCGAGTATCCCGACTACCAGCGCTGGATGGGCTTCAACGACTGCATCAGGTCCTGCAGGATGATCCCCCATGTAAGATTATGAGACTTGAAT contains:
- the LOC138216020 gene encoding gamma-crystallin M2-like, encoding MGKIIFYEDRNFGGRSYECSSDCADLHSYFSRCNSIRVESGCWMVYERPNYMGYQYFLRRGEYPDYQRWMGYNDCARSCRMIPHYQGSYRMRIYEREGFGGQMMEFMDDCPNVYDRFRYNDIHSCNVMEGYWLFYEQPNYRGRQYFMRPGEYRRFSDWGGMSPRIGSFRRLMDFN
- the LOC102697049 gene encoding gamma-crystallin S-1-like translates to MWWQGSVSHRASVIQDTMGKIIFYEDRNFGGRSYECSSDCADMHSYFSRCNSIRVESGCWMVYERPNYMGYQYFLRRGEYPDYQRWMGFNDCIRSCRMIPHHRGSYRMRIYEREGFGGQMMEFMDDCESVYDRFRYHDIHSCNVMDGYWMFYEQPNYRGRQYFMRPGEYRRFSDWGGMSPRIGSFRRITDFC
- the LOC138242012 gene encoding gamma-crystallin M2-like; translated protein: MWWQGSVSHRASVIQDTMGKIIFYEDRNFGGRSYECSSDCADMHSYFSRCNSIRVESGCWMAYERPNYMGYQYFLRRGEYPDYQRWMGYNDCIRSCRMIPHYQGSYRMRIYEREGFGGQMMEFMDDCESVYDRFRYHDIHSCNVMDGYWMFYEQPNYRGRQYFMRPGEYRRFSDWGGMNPRIGSFRRIMDFC